Proteins encoded in a region of the Panthera tigris isolate Pti1 chromosome B2, P.tigris_Pti1_mat1.1, whole genome shotgun sequence genome:
- the BEND3 gene encoding BEN domain-containing protein 3 isoform X1, translating into MNSAEFSEDVEEVLKNNTVKVETEAEDAALDCSVSSRSSEKHPLDSVFPALQDSSKRKPPGCDGQPDSVPSVKRRRLIPEALLAGMRNRENCSPCQGNGEQASRGKNLGSAWPGEEEPCGEVTTPSYKKPLYGISHKIMEKKNPPAGDMLNTYELFEKANSSNSPSPLRLLNEPQKRDCGSAAAATDGDPNIYFLIQKMFYMLNTLSSNMSQLHSKVDLLSLEVSRIKKQVSPTEMVAKFQPPPEYQLTAAELKQIVDQSLSGGDLACRLLVQLFPELFSDVDFSRGCSACGFAAKRKLESLHLQLIRNYVEVYYPSVKDTAVWQAECLPQLNDFFSRFWAQREMEDSQPGGQVPGFFEAEQVDAGHFLDNKDQEEALSLDRSSTIASDHVVDTQDLTEFLDEASSPGEFAVFLLHRLFPELFDHRKLGEQYSCYGDGGKQELDPQRLQIIRNYTEIYFPDMQEEEAWLQQCAQRLNDELEGLALDGGSEGEPARDDCYDSSSLPDDISVVKVEDSFEGERPGRRSKKIWLVPIDFDKLEIPQPDFEVPGADCLLSKEQLRSIYESSLSIGNFASRLLVHLFPELFTHENLRKQYNCSGSLGKKQLDPSRIKLIRHYVQLLYPRAKNDRVWTLEFVGKLDERCRRRDTEQRRSYQQQRKVHVPGPECRDLASYAINPERFREEFEGPPLPPERSSKDFCKIPLDELVVPSPDFPVPSPYLLSDKEVREIVQQSLSVGNFAARLLVRLFPELFTAENLRLQYNHSGACNKKQLDPTRLRLIRHYVEAVYPVEKMEEVWHYECIPSIDERCRRPNRKKCDILKKAKKVEK; encoded by the coding sequence GCGCTCCTAGCAGGCATGCGGAACCGGGAGAACTGCTCGCCCTGCCAGGGCAACGGAGAGCAGGCCAGCAGGGGCAAGAACTTGGGCTCCGCGTGGCCCGGcgaggaggagccctgtggcgaGGTGACCACCCCCTCTTACAAGAAGCCTCTGTATGGCATCTCGCACAAGATCATGGAGAAGAAGAACCCTCCCGCCGGGGACATGCTCAACACGTACGAGCTCTTCGAGAAGGCAAACTCCAGCAACAGCCCCTCGCCGCTGCGGCTCCTGAACGAGCCGCAGAAGCGGGACTGTGGCAGCGCCGCAGCGGCCACCGACGGTGACCCCAACATCTACTTTCTGATCCAGAAGATGTTCTACATGCTCAACACGCTGTCCTCCAACATGTCCCAGTTGCACAGCAAGGTGGACCTGCTCTCCCTGGAGGTGAGCCGCATCAAGAAGCAGGTGAGCCCCACCGAGATGGTGGCCAAGTTCCAGCCGCCCCCGGAGTACCAGCTCACGGCGGCCGAGCTCAAGCAGATCGTGGACCAGAGCCTGTCGGGCGGTGACCTGGCCTGCCGCCTGCTGGTGCAGCTCTTCCCCGAGCTGTTCAGCGACGTGGACTTCTCCCGCGGCTGCAGTGCCTGCGGCTTCGCGGCCAAGCGGAAGCTGGAGTCGCTGCACCTGCAGCTCATCCGCAACTACGTGGAGGTCTACTACCCCTCGGTGAAGGACACGGCCGTGTGGCAGGCCGAGTGTCTGCCCCAGCTGAACGACTTCTTCAGCCGCTTCTGGGCGCAGCGGGAGATGGAGGACAGCCAGCCCGGCGGCCAGGTCCCCGGCTTCTTTGAGGCCGAGCAGGTGGACGCCGGCCACTTCCTGGACAACAAGGACCAGGAGGAGGCCCTGTCCCTGGACCGGAGCAGCACCATCGCCTCCGACCACGTGGTGGACACGCAGGACCTCACCGAGTTCCTGGACGAAGCGTCGTCCCCCGGCGAGTTCGCCGTCTTCCTTCTCCACCGGCTCTTCCCCGAGCTCTTCGACCACCGGAAGCTGGGCGAGCAGTACAGCTGCTACGGGGACGGGGGCAAGCAGGAGCTGGACCCGCAGAGGCTGCAGATCATCCGCAACTACACGGAGATCTACTTCCCCGACATGCAGGAGGAGGAGGCCTGGCTGCAGCAGTGCGCCCAGCGCCTCAACGATGAGCTCGAGGGCCTGGCGCTGGACGGGGGCAGCGAGGGCGAGCCCGCGCGGGACGACTGCTACGACTCCTCCAGCCTGCCGGACGACATCTCCGTGGTCAAGGTGGAAGACAGCTTCGAGGGCGAGCGGCCCGGCCGGCGCTCCAAGAAGATCTGGCTGGTGCCCATCGACTTCGACAAGCTGGAGATCCCGCAGCCCGACTTCGAGGTGCCGGGCGCCGACTGCCTGCTCAGCAAGGAGCAGCTGCGCAGCATCTACGAGAGCAGCCTGTCCATCGGCAACTTCGCCTCGCGCCTGCTGGTGCACCTCTTCCCCGAGCTCTTCACGCACGAGAACCTGCGCAAGCAGTACAACTGCAGCGGCTCGCTGGGCAAGAAGCAGCTGGACCCGTCGCGCATCAAGCTCATCCGCCACTACGTGCAGCTGCTCTACCCCCGCGCCAAGAACGACCGCGTGTGGACGCTGGAGTTCGTGGGCAAGCTGGACGAGCGCTGCCGGCGCCGGGACACTGAGCAGCGGCGCTCCTACCAGCAGCAGCGCAAGGTGCACGTGCCGGGCCCCGAGTGCAGGGACCTGGCGAGCTATGCAATCAACCCCGAGAGGTTCCGAGAGGAGTTTGAGGGGCCCCCGCTGCCGCCCGAGAGAAGCAGCAAGGACTTCTGCAAGATCCCCCTGGACGAGCTGGTGGTCCCCTCGCCCGACTTCCCGGTGCCTTCACCGTACCTGCTGTCGGACAAGGAGGTGCGTGAGATCGTGCAGCAGAGCCTCTCCGTGGGCAACTTCGCCGCCCGGCTCCTGGTCAGGCTCTTTCCGGAACTCTTCACCGCCGAGAACCTCCGGCTGCAGTACAACCACTCCGGCGCCTGCAACAAGAAGCAGCTGGATCCGACGCGGCTGCGGCTCATCCGGCATTACGTGGAGGCCGTCTACCCGGTGGAGAAGATGGAGGAGGTGTGGCACTACGAGTGTATCCCCAGCATCGACGAGCGGTGCCGCCGCCCCAACAGGAAAAAGTGCGACATCCTGAAGAAAGCCAAGAAAGTGGAGAAGTGA
- the BEND3 gene encoding BEN domain-containing protein 3 isoform X2, giving the protein MTWSYHVTIIQCDDDGGQLGEETPAGRGAGGRSFTALLAGMRNRENCSPCQGNGEQASRGKNLGSAWPGEEEPCGEVTTPSYKKPLYGISHKIMEKKNPPAGDMLNTYELFEKANSSNSPSPLRLLNEPQKRDCGSAAAATDGDPNIYFLIQKMFYMLNTLSSNMSQLHSKVDLLSLEVSRIKKQVSPTEMVAKFQPPPEYQLTAAELKQIVDQSLSGGDLACRLLVQLFPELFSDVDFSRGCSACGFAAKRKLESLHLQLIRNYVEVYYPSVKDTAVWQAECLPQLNDFFSRFWAQREMEDSQPGGQVPGFFEAEQVDAGHFLDNKDQEEALSLDRSSTIASDHVVDTQDLTEFLDEASSPGEFAVFLLHRLFPELFDHRKLGEQYSCYGDGGKQELDPQRLQIIRNYTEIYFPDMQEEEAWLQQCAQRLNDELEGLALDGGSEGEPARDDCYDSSSLPDDISVVKVEDSFEGERPGRRSKKIWLVPIDFDKLEIPQPDFEVPGADCLLSKEQLRSIYESSLSIGNFASRLLVHLFPELFTHENLRKQYNCSGSLGKKQLDPSRIKLIRHYVQLLYPRAKNDRVWTLEFVGKLDERCRRRDTEQRRSYQQQRKVHVPGPECRDLASYAINPERFREEFEGPPLPPERSSKDFCKIPLDELVVPSPDFPVPSPYLLSDKEVREIVQQSLSVGNFAARLLVRLFPELFTAENLRLQYNHSGACNKKQLDPTRLRLIRHYVEAVYPVEKMEEVWHYECIPSIDERCRRPNRKKCDILKKAKKVEK; this is encoded by the exons ATGACATGGTCCTATCATGTAACAATCATACAGTGTGATGACGATGGGGGGCAGCTTGGTGAAGAGACcccagcagggagaggggcaggcggCAGGTCCTTCACG GCGCTCCTAGCAGGCATGCGGAACCGGGAGAACTGCTCGCCCTGCCAGGGCAACGGAGAGCAGGCCAGCAGGGGCAAGAACTTGGGCTCCGCGTGGCCCGGcgaggaggagccctgtggcgaGGTGACCACCCCCTCTTACAAGAAGCCTCTGTATGGCATCTCGCACAAGATCATGGAGAAGAAGAACCCTCCCGCCGGGGACATGCTCAACACGTACGAGCTCTTCGAGAAGGCAAACTCCAGCAACAGCCCCTCGCCGCTGCGGCTCCTGAACGAGCCGCAGAAGCGGGACTGTGGCAGCGCCGCAGCGGCCACCGACGGTGACCCCAACATCTACTTTCTGATCCAGAAGATGTTCTACATGCTCAACACGCTGTCCTCCAACATGTCCCAGTTGCACAGCAAGGTGGACCTGCTCTCCCTGGAGGTGAGCCGCATCAAGAAGCAGGTGAGCCCCACCGAGATGGTGGCCAAGTTCCAGCCGCCCCCGGAGTACCAGCTCACGGCGGCCGAGCTCAAGCAGATCGTGGACCAGAGCCTGTCGGGCGGTGACCTGGCCTGCCGCCTGCTGGTGCAGCTCTTCCCCGAGCTGTTCAGCGACGTGGACTTCTCCCGCGGCTGCAGTGCCTGCGGCTTCGCGGCCAAGCGGAAGCTGGAGTCGCTGCACCTGCAGCTCATCCGCAACTACGTGGAGGTCTACTACCCCTCGGTGAAGGACACGGCCGTGTGGCAGGCCGAGTGTCTGCCCCAGCTGAACGACTTCTTCAGCCGCTTCTGGGCGCAGCGGGAGATGGAGGACAGCCAGCCCGGCGGCCAGGTCCCCGGCTTCTTTGAGGCCGAGCAGGTGGACGCCGGCCACTTCCTGGACAACAAGGACCAGGAGGAGGCCCTGTCCCTGGACCGGAGCAGCACCATCGCCTCCGACCACGTGGTGGACACGCAGGACCTCACCGAGTTCCTGGACGAAGCGTCGTCCCCCGGCGAGTTCGCCGTCTTCCTTCTCCACCGGCTCTTCCCCGAGCTCTTCGACCACCGGAAGCTGGGCGAGCAGTACAGCTGCTACGGGGACGGGGGCAAGCAGGAGCTGGACCCGCAGAGGCTGCAGATCATCCGCAACTACACGGAGATCTACTTCCCCGACATGCAGGAGGAGGAGGCCTGGCTGCAGCAGTGCGCCCAGCGCCTCAACGATGAGCTCGAGGGCCTGGCGCTGGACGGGGGCAGCGAGGGCGAGCCCGCGCGGGACGACTGCTACGACTCCTCCAGCCTGCCGGACGACATCTCCGTGGTCAAGGTGGAAGACAGCTTCGAGGGCGAGCGGCCCGGCCGGCGCTCCAAGAAGATCTGGCTGGTGCCCATCGACTTCGACAAGCTGGAGATCCCGCAGCCCGACTTCGAGGTGCCGGGCGCCGACTGCCTGCTCAGCAAGGAGCAGCTGCGCAGCATCTACGAGAGCAGCCTGTCCATCGGCAACTTCGCCTCGCGCCTGCTGGTGCACCTCTTCCCCGAGCTCTTCACGCACGAGAACCTGCGCAAGCAGTACAACTGCAGCGGCTCGCTGGGCAAGAAGCAGCTGGACCCGTCGCGCATCAAGCTCATCCGCCACTACGTGCAGCTGCTCTACCCCCGCGCCAAGAACGACCGCGTGTGGACGCTGGAGTTCGTGGGCAAGCTGGACGAGCGCTGCCGGCGCCGGGACACTGAGCAGCGGCGCTCCTACCAGCAGCAGCGCAAGGTGCACGTGCCGGGCCCCGAGTGCAGGGACCTGGCGAGCTATGCAATCAACCCCGAGAGGTTCCGAGAGGAGTTTGAGGGGCCCCCGCTGCCGCCCGAGAGAAGCAGCAAGGACTTCTGCAAGATCCCCCTGGACGAGCTGGTGGTCCCCTCGCCCGACTTCCCGGTGCCTTCACCGTACCTGCTGTCGGACAAGGAGGTGCGTGAGATCGTGCAGCAGAGCCTCTCCGTGGGCAACTTCGCCGCCCGGCTCCTGGTCAGGCTCTTTCCGGAACTCTTCACCGCCGAGAACCTCCGGCTGCAGTACAACCACTCCGGCGCCTGCAACAAGAAGCAGCTGGATCCGACGCGGCTGCGGCTCATCCGGCATTACGTGGAGGCCGTCTACCCGGTGGAGAAGATGGAGGAGGTGTGGCACTACGAGTGTATCCCCAGCATCGACGAGCGGTGCCGCCGCCCCAACAGGAAAAAGTGCGACATCCTGAAGAAAGCCAAGAAAGTGGAGAAGTGA